The Phycisphaerae bacterium DNA window CCTTATTTGTCCCAAGGACCGGTATTAACAGATTAAAAGCCGTCTGCCTGACATTTATTCTTATTATTGGATTTTTGATACCCGCTGTTCCCTATTCTATAATAAGAGGTGAAATTTTACCTCCCAAACTGCAAGAAGTTGTAACCTCAAACAATATTCAATCTGAAAGAATTGAAGAGCCGGCAAACATAGCATCTGTAATGCCGAAGGACATACTAATGGCCATTGGAAAACTTACAGAACGAATCGGCGAAAATCTGATGTATTTTTTTATGCTGCCGCTGATAATCGGGCTTTATCATCATTTCCGAAGGCCAAAGGAACTTTTGGCAGACGGCAGGTTATTTATCTGGGCTTTGATAATTATATATGTAACGATGATGCTGCTGCTGCACATTAATTTCGGATACATTAGCAGAAGACACTTTATGCCGATGATTGTCTTTACCGCTTTTTATATACCTACAGGGCTGCTTATAATTGCGGACTGGATAAGCGGAATTAATATAAAAGGAAATGCGAATAAACAGAAAAACACGCAAAAATGGTTTTCCATTCTGCTGACAACGGGGATACTGATTTGTTTTGTGAAGCTATCCGGTCTTATGGGCGCAGAAAAGACAGACTACAGAGAAGCAGCAAAATGGTTAAAAGAAAACACTGCACCTGCGGATATTATCGCTGTTTCCGACCTTCGTATTAGTTTTTATGCTGAACGCAAGGGAGTGAAAAATGAGAGCGGTTGTTTCCCCTCTGATATAAAGTATGCTGTACAAATAGTAAAAGAAGGGAAAGATTTAAAGGATGTGCCATCAGAAATGTCAGAGGTTTGGTCTTCCTCTGCAAATAAGAAGAAAACCAAGACAGTGATATATGCAAGGAAATAAAATACTACCGGTTTTACCCATAGTATTGCGGTAAAAGATAAAGATTACTTTTATGAACAGTGAAATCTCCAAAGAAATAAAACAGCACGGACCAAACTGGGATAAACTGCATAACGGTTATTTTTCCGACCCGGCCA harbors:
- a CDS encoding glycosyltransferase family 39 protein; translation: MADNTAEAGDLEHASCRKTDRLVERQDFVYMAILVTIALLIGLYLIAATILINKDAVVYIEQAKNFSSNPSLFVRGTYPLGYPFLIYSAHRIATLISDIVSVESWIYSAQSVSLLCRVLSLIPLYFIGKLLVGARNSYLALLILIFLPYPAEYGSEVVREWPHLFFLATAFFFLTRASCSGDWRMFAAAGLFAGIGYTIRSECAQIVLYGMLWLLVTLFVPRTGINRLKAVCLTFILIIGFLIPAVPYSIIRGEILPPKLQEVVTSNNIQSERIEEPANIASVMPKDILMAIGKLTERIGENLMYFFMLPLIIGLYHHFRRPKELLADGRLFIWALIIIYVTMMLLLHINFGYISRRHFMPMIVFTAFYIPTGLLIIADWISGINIKGNANKQKNTQKWFSILLTTGILICFVKLSGLMGAEKTDYREAAKWLKENTAPADIIAVSDLRISFYAERKGVKNESGCFPSDIKYAVQIVKEGKDLKDVPSEMSEVWSSSANKKKTKTVIYARK